The genome window GCGGAGCATTAAAAATGTAACTGTCCCCACCTACAGTCTATAGTGGTACAGCCCATTCCACCCCCTCAAGACTACCATTTCTTTCCACAGTTCGAGAGGGCCGAGTACTAGGGTTGAAAGACAGCAGTTCGCAACCAGCGGGAGTCTGGGGGAGCAGAGACACGGGGGCGCcatcagtgcaatagtgttacatcacttcttgggaaaacctggaagtgacatcacaccactcTGGGAATTTCTGGGAAATCGCtagtaaagccatagagtttctggtgattcctagaacagcatgacaccacttctgggttttctttggaagtgatgtaacatcatcatgctggtgatgatttttaattattattttttggcCTCCAGACAATGGTGGAGCAGCTGGCAGTGGAGGTTGCCAGTGGTTAGGCCTGCACCATTAAAGTTTCACCCAAGTTCTTGCTGAACAGTAGTACAGACCCTAAATTGTATGATGCTTTTCCACGTGCAAGGGAGATGGAGGCTGGGATAACCAGGAGAAGACTATGCATTGATTCCAGTTAGATGTAAATAGGCTTCATgtaaggttgccaattccagctttggaaattcctggagatttgggggcacagCCTGGGAACCagagtgttgggggaggagggaagtctGCAGGGATGGGATGTCATTAAACCTACCTCTGAAGCTCTCATTTTAtcctggagaactgatctctgtcatttggagatcagctgtaattcctggagaacagcCCCCACCCggcagctggcaatcctagcttccATATCCCAAACCATGCAAAAATAAATGGCTTCTACATGTCCCATGCAATCATGCATTAAGCATACTGTTGAGGCTACagataacattttaaaacataccATAAAGGTCAGCTTACCATTCTCTATCAAACAGCCTTGAAAGCCTGGAGAAATGACCATTTCATTTGTATTTGACttactttatatttatttacttactcatCTTGAGTGGTAAATAAATAAGGTGAGACTCAATGTGGATTATAGAATTAAAAAAGCAATGCAGTGATACAGCATAAGGCATCCAAAACAATAGGACTGGGAATAAAAAATTAGTAAAAAACACAACAAACTGCCTAAGGCAGCATGTACTATAaccaactagcaacagagcccgttgtgggggggggggacaacaggCTCTataaaggggagggcgggcaggtgggcattccctcctcctcctccatcactgatcctggccagatgaaggcaggggggcaggcatggcctcCTCCTCTGcgtctgatcctggccaagtgaagggggtgggcattgccacctgctccacaccggatcccagttgggtgaaggggagtcagacactgcctcctgctctgtgcctgattttaGCTAGGTGAatagaggcaggcattgctgcctgctttgcgCCAATCcctgctaggtgaagggggggagggcattgccacctgctccacactttatcccagctgggtgaaagtgggggcagACGtttccacttgctccactcctgatcacagttggttgaagggggatgggcattgccatgtgctccactCTTGAtatcagctgggtaaaggcaggggcaggtattgccacctgctccgctcctgatccaagctgggtgatggtggggggcggTTATTgtcccctgctctgtgcctaatcccAGATGGGTAAacggcgggtgggcattgccacctgctccgctccggatcccagcctgggcttcccgccatggcacgctctctggaggaCTGGCTGCCTCaattgggcttccctccacagctgcaccctctggaggcggaccagggtaggaagtgagctgTCTTGAATACATTTAGCCTTTTCTATGCAGAAAGGCAAGAAAAGCAAAATACTACTTAGAATCATCATAGCAGTGGATGGCAATACCATATTTATACCTGGCACCTAAAAGTTTTTCAAGTAGACGGACAAAGAGAGGGAGATACATAAACGGAGAACCAACCTGGGAAATTCTGCATCTTTGGTAACataccaacaggcctggagaaaactcTCCTAACGATATAATAGAGGTGTGGTGAGCTATTCTTTTAGCAGGTGCTGTTATTTAACTCTGCCATGAAGAGCTTTTCCAGCATGAAACCTCTACTAAAGGGGCCGGACATTTTATTCCAGGCATCTCCTGTTTTCttctgttggcaactctaatcacTTCCCAGAGACACAATTCATACCCGCATTTTTGATGTGTTCACAAAGGATCTGACCTATTGTCTCTTGTATCAATCAATACTACAACTCAAAACCCTCAAAaccccatccttccaaggtcggtaaaatgagtccccagtttcctggaggtaaagtgtagatgactggggaaggcaatggcaaaccaccccgtaacaaaagtctgccaagaaaacgtcgtgatgcgacttCCCCCcaggggtcagtaatgactcggtgcttgcacaggggactacctttacctttatacttGGTTAGCCTTAGTAAATAAATAGAATGGACTGATGGATGCATTCACAACATAATCCTGAACCCTGTGTACAAGCTGTTTAGGACGGTGACTATAGCCCTACACTGGGGTAAATCAGAACTATGCTAATGTATGTTGAAGCACAGCAGCCTATCTGCAGATTCAGTGGGATGTGATAGATTCTGGTGCAATTGCAATGATCTCTGTCCCTTGTTGGGTGGGGCTTCCGACTTGTATTTTTgcgactctgagagccaagctacaagtgacgaatgacacttgcctggcaagtgaccagattcgcgtgtattcctccctgttcacttgccattcacttgcgctccacttgatcaagtgaatggcaagtgaacagggaggaatacatgcgagtctgttccgTTGCCAGgcaacacttgtagcttggctctcagaagagtGAGATCGCGCTAATCTCACAAGTGTGAGATTAGGATACCACCTAGCTGCACCAGAGCAGCCTCTGAATTTTAGGGTTGGACTGTCAATCtgcataactctgcataggaacaAAAGAATAGTTTTAATGTAAAAGGCATTCTTTGTTTGTAAGATTCTGCCCAGCAGGCACTATCTCCAAAAAGGCATTCCCTCCAGGGTGTGAGCAAAGGAGGAATGCCCCTTCTAAGTAGCTACCTGGCCCCATGGAACAAAAGAAATTACATTAAAATGCGGGGGAGGTGTCTGCTGCCCAGCTAGTCAATTTACACACCTCCCTCATTATATCCTGGCTTGCCCTTTATACAcagaacctaggaataaattccCGGCTAAGATCTTGCTTGCTCTACATCCCCTGTCTGTCTCTGATAAGATTGTTACGATGCTCTCCGAcgaggatttgtttatttccctAAGACTGGCGcttttttgctttagctgctaggaagatcagagcaaaggaatcagccattgatttgctgtgattgcttttaaaaggttttattaattttaaaggtgtttttagtagggcattttatgtggttttgaagtgtctgattacctgatcattttgattatgtattatactgacatttGAGAGTGTTTTGACATTGTGAAGGCCAacggccatatacaataaaacgatGCAGAggagttgcatctgacgaagagaactgtgattctcgaaagcttatgctacaataaagttggttagtcttaaaggtgctattggactctttttgtttttatacaataaaacgaatctgaaTCTGAACTAGTCAATTTAAACAAAATATGTTTTTCATAAGCACACAAGGTTTCTTCCAAATATTAGCAGAATGGACAGCTGTCAATATAGGAACAAATAGGTCCAGCCTGATGCATGAAAATGCGGCTTTAGATATTCTCTCCAGAGTTGAAAACTCTGGACTTACTAAACTCTTGAAgttaatgctttttttaaaaaaaatgaggaagTCAAAAAATATCACAGAAAGTTAATATTTTGCATTGTCACCCATTTCCTGTAGTCAAAAGCAGAAGTGGAAGGGCCACAGTGGCAGGTTCAATTCTCAACATCTGCAGAGAGAAGACATCTGCAGAGATGGTTCAGTTGCAAGAATATGGTTCGATTTCAAAATATGGTCTAGCTTTAGGGCTAAAGCCCCGTCTTTCCTTTCCATCTCTTTGGGTTTCTCCAGGACAAGGAGTCTTCCTCTAGAATATGCCTCTTCTGCTTGAATACTCCATCTCTAGCACAACAGGAACTTTGATTCCCACACTTGGTCTAGATTAGatccaaaaacaaaccaaaaccaaACTAGACTAGACTCTCACTTTTCCATGTGCCTTTTTTCAGATTCATATGATCATGTTTGCCGGTACATTGCCAGAGAAAGCGATTCAGTGCTGGTATCTGTTGGGTAAGTACCTAGGCAGAGCTCGTATGGGGTAGTGGTTTGAAAGACAGAgtaagtcctgggttcaaatccacagTCCGCTCTGAACTGGCAACTTTGAGCCAATCACGCTCTGGCCTATTTTGCAATATCGTTGTGAGAAAGAAGAAGGTGTAGCCATTCTGAATTCCTGAGAGGAAATGGAGGTCAAAAATCTCGTCATTTGCACAGCAAAAAATGTTGCCATTTGCCCAACAACAATAAAAAGCAGTGAGATGAAAAttgccatttttctttctggCTTAAGCCCAAAAACTGTGATAGGCCTTGAGAGGGGGTGTGAATGGAAGACCAACATATTCCCTCCTCTTTGTAGATCTGTCAGTGAAGTTCACACCACCCACAGGAGAAAATAAGAAATGCCCAGTGGATCAGAACAAAAGTCCATCCAGACCAGTATCCTGTTTCCATCAGTGGGCAGCCATATACCTCTGGGGAGCTTGCAAGCAGTGATAGCAGGCCATCAGGTGGCAAGTTTAGTCCTTTCAGGAAATTTAGAAATGCATCCAAAAATCTGTTCATTTGATTTTTCTCCCCCACTGTTTGAGTTGTGTTGTAACTGACCAACTAGGTGGGCCTTGTTTGTTTGCTGAGGACTTCACCTTGTGGTTTGGTTCATTCAGAGCTGTTTGAAGCTACTTGTTTTGCCAGGGTTGTGTACCCGATTCACTCTGACCCTGGTTTTGGCACACTTGTTGGTACGGAACGTTGTGTTTCGGCATCATACATTGCTGGCAGCCTACCAATCACGAGCTTTCCAAAACAAACTCTGTAACACAGTATGCCAGGTTCCCTTCTTTTGGGAAGTGGCCGCTTTTCCCCGTTCCCTCTCTTGCCCAATAGGAGCAGTTGTTCTCTTGCAAGCACTTCTTTAGCATAGTGGCAAAGAAACGTATGTTTTACTCAGGAAGCCTCCAAGTCAAAAACTGCTTTTGTAGGACTCGCATTGAGAACTGACACAGTTATGCATCTGCTATGACCTATaaccgccctgacctggatagcccaggtgagcctgaacttGTTCAATCTCAGAacagctaagtagggtcagtcttggctagtaattggatgggagaccttcaacgaagtccaaggttgcagagccaggcaatggcaaaccacctctgttagtctcttgccaggaaaaccccaccaggggtcgccataagtcagctatgacttgaaggcactctctaccTCCACATAACCAACTAAAGGGCGAGGTGGTCCATCTGGAAGGAGCAATTGTCCTACAGGCGCAACTGGGTTATCTCTGGAACAATCTCCCATTTCCTGATGTAAGAGCACAGTTTTCTTGTGCTGTCTTAGGAACATCAGACATGCAGCTTTGTTTCCTCCACAGGCTGCGTTGGTAGCCCAGGTGCCCATCCGAAAGGAAACGGAAGATAGCCCAGGAGGAGAGCGCCACTCCCTGTCTCAGCTAGAAATAGCCCTGGGAGGAGCAGAGCGCAATTCTTCTGTGCTCCTCTAAGCCTTATTAGTGTCAGCAAGACTTAAATGTGTGTGGGAGAGAGCTGCATTCCAGTGCCACCTCCAGGCAGGGTTTGTATGTATGTGCACACATGTGCGTGCATGGATACAGACACAAGGGGGCAGTGTGCTCAGTGCAGAGTGGGGTCTGTGGCTCGACGTCTGCTTTATATGCACAAGACCCCAAATTTAATCACCAGCAGCTCCAgttttaaaaggaccaggcagtttATTCAGATAAGACCTGTTTGGAGAAACTTTGAATAgctgaaaatccaactatctccaggcttATAGCCAAGTTTTGTGCTCATATGATAAAAGCTTGGAGCAAGCAACAAGATCATACACAGAGACCTATTGCTCCCTCCCTTTTAGAAGGATATTAAtgatatttatgtttttaaatatgtattttaaattctatGATGTATTTTCATAGCTCATATTTTATATACTGGAATTTAGGACTGTTGTAACTGTTTTTGTTGGTCCTAATTGGTCATTCACCATaaacagtaaaacaaacaaaacagacctTTGCTTGCGAGTCCAcagatctgctgccagtcagagtagacaatcttGCCCATGATAGATCAACGGTCTAAGGCAGTTCCATGTGTTCATGTGGAAGCCAACTGGAAAGTATCTTGCCCGGGGCACCCCAGATGTCAGACCTGAATATCTCTCCCAAAGTGTAAAACAGAAAGCGGACACATTCCATATATGCAGCTTTGGATTCCTTGGAGGGTTAAAAtataaccaaaaaaaaattaagactgAAGTATTGCACCTAATTTcttctgcagtagaaaagagcaagaatccagttgcccctataagactaacaacatttgcggtaaggtatgagcttttgtgcgtcacagctcacttcttcagatacctgtgactcacgaaagctcataccctaccacaaattttgttagtcttataggtgctactggactcttgctcttttctactgctacagacagactaaaacggctaccTGTCTTGATCTAATTTCTTTTGATATAGATATCAGCTGGCCCCGGAGCAGAAGTATCCATCTCAGTTTAAGGATTGCCTATCTGCCACTGTCCATTTTTTGAAGAAAGCTGAAGACTACAGCGTGGATCCTGCCCGCATTATCATCAGCGGGGACAGCGTCGGAGGGAATTTTGCTGCTTCCGTTTGCCAGGCTTTAGTCAGCAGATCCGATGTAGTCAAACCGCTGGCTCAGATTCTCATCTATCCTGGTCTTCAAGCGATTGATTTCAACTTACCTTCCTACCAGCAAAACCGAGCTGTCCCCATCTTGTACCGAGAGCACGTCATCTGTTCGGCTTTGCAGTATCTTAATAAGGATTTGTCCGTTTTACCCAGCGTCATGCAAGGGTGTCACGTTCCAAGCGACATCAAAATGAAATTTGGGAAATGGATCAACTCTGAGAACATCCCAGAGGAATTTAAGGCCAGAGGCTTCAAGCCATTGGAGGCCACAGCCTTCTTAGATGAAGTCTATGAGGTGGTGAAGCAAGCTTTAGAGACAACTTTCTCTCCTCTCATGgcagaagatgctgttattgctcAGCTTCCCAAGGCTTGTGTTGTAACTTGTGAATACGATGTTCTAAGAGATGACGGGATTCTTTACAAGAAACGGCTGGAGGACAACGGGGTGCCGGTCACTTGGTACCACATTGAGGATGGATTCCACGGAGTGATCAACCTTTTCAGTGGTTTTTTGTCATTCCCTTCGGGGAAAAAGGGGGTAGACAGCATTGTGACTTTTGTAAGAGGTTTATGAAGTGATGTTTGATTAAATAGAGATTTGTACCGCTGGCTGCTtgttgttaatttaaaaaaacacagtttaATGTAGCTTTGAAGGTGGGAGAGTAGCTCGGTGGTAAAACAGACGCCGTTTGGTCCCAGGTTCATCCccttctaggattgccagcctccaggtaaagTCTGGAGAGGtctcagaattaaaactgatctccagactacagaaatcagttgccCTGAAGAAAGTCGCTGCTTTAGAGTCTAGACTCTTTGCCACaataacccactgaggtccctcccttccccaaactccacccctctcccagctccacccccaaatttccagaactGTCCATTAGAAATGGATGCCCAACATTCAGAGATGGTCTTAAGCACAGGGCAAGTGGGGCTGCCTCCCCAGGTCCCACTAGAGTTGCTAGCTCTGGGGAGGGAtatacctggagattttaggggtggagcttgaagagggtggggtttgtggaggggctAGAGCTCAGTAGGTTATAATCCCATaggatgcagccattttctccaggggaaccgatctctgtcatctggagttcaggggtaatttcgggggatctccagccaccacctggaggttggcaaacctaggtcCCACACTGGGGGTGGCACCTCCCTGCAGCAAGCTGCCCTCATCCCACTGCTGCCCTGAAGCTCCCACAGTCATGGAGCTGCAGCAGCGGCTTCACTCAGATGGCAGCCAATGAGACATTGCCTGAAACTCAGGAAACGGGGAGGCGATCAGTTGCATGGGGTGGGAGGAGCCAGCAGCCCGAGCCCTGCAGGAACGCACCACCTGCCCAAACCCCTCACCACGTAGGGAGAAGGTGCCCACACTAGCATCTTCCCACACAAACCCGTGGCCACACAAGGAGGGAAGAGGCACATAGGAAGGGGGGAGTCACCCGTCTGGCAAAGCCCCGAGAAAGGCACCCTGCCTGGTCAAGTCCCACAGCTGGCTGGACAATGGGGTTCTTTCTACCTTCCCCCCTCTCTCCTTTGTGGGGCGATTCTGGGGCTGCATCCTCAAGTTTTGCCTGGGGCCCTGGAATCATTAAGACCAGCCTTGCAACCACTGACGGTTCATTTTCTGACAAACGGGCCTTTTTTTCTTGcaggcaccacctggaagctTATTTCTGTGGTTGCAATTATTACATGAATATATCTTACAAAAGAGCGGCGCCTTCGGCAATGCATAATTGGGAGGGGAGAGGATCAGGCATTGGTGTGAGAAAAGGATTCTACTCAAGCTGTCTTGGTTTTCGTCTGCGAAATATTGGAGGAAATGGACCTGGGGGCCAAATCAGACCTGGGGCTATCTAATAAAGTTCCTTTGGTGCAGTATGAGAGGTCAACCTTACATGCAGCTCAGCCAAGACAAATGTTTTGGGTAAATGTCTGTTATGCAAAACAGGGAATAGCAAGTGTTCTCTGAaagatttctttttctgcatataGAGATGATTTTGACATCCTGTTAAATCAGGTTTGGTGATCAAATGTGGGTCTCCATTCACGCTGGAACACTTACCCGACCAAACCCAATTTATGGCACTCTTgagtactttatttatttaattaattcatttatgtcatttatagtccaccattctcactgagactcaaggcggattacgtagagtgagattagcacagtcaatatcaaagacgtttcaataaacaatgtcatagggcaaATAAAAAGGtaacggtagtcccctgtgcaagcaccgagtcattactgacccgtggggggacgtcgcaagaagagccctgtggcgcagagtggtaagcgtcagtactgcagcccaagctctgctcacacgacctgagttcgatcctggcggaaaccaGGTGCaaataaccggctcaaggttgactcagccttccatccttccgaggttggaaaaatgagtccccagtttcctgggggtaaagtgtagatgactggggaaggcaatggcaaaccataaaaagtctgccaagaaaacatcgtgatgcaatgtccccccatgggtcagtaatgactcggtgcttgcacaagggactacctttacctttaccttagggtaaataaatgcaagtttacaaaggcataagattagcaaaaatccgatacagagttaaagaaatgctgaaatagagcctAAGCAATTCcagaactgacattagaccacatagAACTCCCCAGtggggtcatacttaaagcaacaggtaggacATCGGAGCACATCCTTAAGCAAATGGCAATATAGAGGTgacgtctatggtccctaactcattagtgaagcatttctttgagatgccctccctacaatacagccctcctctcTGTGTAAAAAGCCCCTTTGAAAAATTCAAATGATCCCTGCCTCCTCCCAGGGATCATCAGTCAACAGCTGGCATGGAGGCAAATCACtggaagtttgcctgccactggcaagcacctGGCAATGCTAAGCAACCCCCGGGCGGaaatggggggggcagggcctgGTATGCTGGCATTGCACCAGTGCACTTACGTGACTTTTGGTAAAAACCCAAAATGACATGGAGGATGCTTTAGCATTGCTAGAGCATtcgctatgtcacttctgggttttacaggaagtgatgtaagCACAACGGCACAATGACAGTCCATGTTCCTTTCCCATTTGGCACTCGAGGCAATGCTGTAGCAGGAAGGTCCTTGCAGAGCTGTAGTGGCAATCCTTAAAacttaacataaaaataaattcctATCAATGGGACTTGCTCCAGTAAATGAGTTAAGGCGGTCAATTAGTTCATAATAGATGGCCTAGCATCCCTATTGAGATGGCCTCTGGAGTTGCCAATTCTGGGgtgataaattcctggagatttggggctgggagggtggagtttggggagggctcagagctTAGCACAGatttgatgccatacagtccaccttttcTCGAGGGAAATTGGTCTCTGTAgattggagatcagttgcagttctgggagatctccaggccctggctggaggttggcaacgccaGGGACTGTCCAAATGTCATTTCTTTTTACCTTTAAACTAATGCCTAATTtgttctgagatgtgatgagatcaggctcaccaggtcAGGGCGAGTTTATACAGTGGCAGATGTTAAATTTATATCTTTGATGATTCATTGAGGGTGTTATTGCCGAGATTCATTTCCCCCTCTGCTAAGCATCCATTTCAAATCCATTTCAAAGGGATTCTTCTACCTCCCGTAGCAATTCATGTGCTGCAATTCGTTTGTTACTGTATTCAAAAATTTGCACATAAATCAGAGGAAGATAGTAAGCGAGTACAAAATCCAGAATCCTGTTGTCTCATTGTGTTTTAATATCTTTCTGTGTGTAATATTCGCCAGACAGATTGTGTACCTTTATCTCCATTCACGGCAATGCCTGTTCCTGCTATTCCTTTGGTCCCTTTTCATGTTTTTACACAACAGCTGTCGAGCCAGATCAATGGCACATTCTTTGATTATGCGGCCTTTGAAACAGCACAGCCGCCTTCTGCAAGGGTGTGGGAGGAGAGAAGTTTCTGTCTTGCGCTGGCACATGAGAAACAGGAAATCAAATCAAACCAACCTCTCGGAGAGCTAAGACACAGCCAGTTTCTcctacagactacagagaccatGGGATTTCTTTACGCACTGCTGCTGTTAGTGGTGGCTGCTTTCATTGGAGCTGTGATACTGGTGGTTGTGGGGAGCATTTATTTTGACGCCACCAATTCAGAGATTCCTCCAGGAgtggagcagccagcaaagttACGAATCATTCATGCTTTTCTGATAGGCTCGGCAGTCGTGGTGAGTCGATTCAGGCCCTGAGgaatggtggggtggggagatcaAACCAGGAAGCAGGCGGGAATAGccgggagaggggaagggagaagaaaatgagCTTGTAAATGTTTAAACAGCATGAAAGCAACCTTGGGGGCTAGGCTGGAAGATTTGTGCTAAAAGTTCAAAGTTACTGACAACTTTGAGATCAAAACTCCAGGTTCAATTGAGCAGGCAGACTTTTTGCCAAGTAGCTTCTGGGACTGTTTTATTTTAGgaaggagctagggttgccagctccaggttggagaattcctggagatttggaggtggggcccagagaggtcggtgtctggggaggggagggacctcagcaggatataatgccatagagtccaccctccaaaaaag of Eublepharis macularius isolate TG4126 chromosome 17, MPM_Emac_v1.0, whole genome shotgun sequence contains these proteins:
- the LOC129345064 gene encoding arylacetamide deacetylase-like 4 translates to METAYALFVIILHLLIAPFALVFVWAIYYDLSTSEIPPGIDQPMKLRILHWLLLVSASLGKILENLCFCSQINFIRYTQEGKNLGEDPKLLIKDLIFDDIPVRVYQPRESKSERKRGVVFFHGGGWMFGSINSYDHVCRYIARESDSVLVSVGYQLAPEQKYPSQFKDCLSATVHFLKKAEDYSVDPARIIISGDSVGGNFAASVCQALVSRSDVVKPLAQILIYPGLQAIDFNLPSYQQNRAVPILYREHVICSALQYLNKDLSVLPSVMQGCHVPSDIKMKFGKWINSENIPEEFKARGFKPLEATAFLDEVYEVVKQALETTFSPLMAEDAVIAQLPKACVVTCEYDVLRDDGILYKKRLEDNGVPVTWYHIEDGFHGVINLFSGFLSFPSGKKGVDSIVTFVRGL